One window of the Primulina eburnea isolate SZY01 chromosome 18, ASM2296580v1, whole genome shotgun sequence genome contains the following:
- the LOC140819401 gene encoding probable xyloglucan 6-xylosyltransferase 5, with translation MGSESPFAAQKRTSSALPTTTAASNGGSRVRAAALLPRGRQISKTFNNVKITILCGFVTILVLRGTIGIGNLVSYEAEAENQNLQEEINRILAEIRSDKDPDDPEDQAEEFFNPNRTFALGPKISNWDGDRKAWLEKNPMFPNNVNGKPRILLVTGSPPNPCDNAIGDHYLLKAAKNKIDYCRIHGIEIVYNMAHLDKELAGYWAKLPLIRGLMLAHPEVEWVWWMDSDALFTDMAFEIPVFKYKDHNMVIHGYPDLLFDQKSWIALNTGSFLFRNCQWSLDLLDAWAPMGPKGPVREEAGKILTANLKGRPAFEADDQSALIYLLISQNDKWMNKVFVENSFYLHGYWEGLVDRYEEMIEKYHPGLGDDRWPFVTHFVGCKPCGSYGDYPVERCLKSMERAFNFADNQVLNLYGFRHRGLVSPNIKRIRNETVTPLVYVDQFDFRHSVHQKGEHRS, from the coding sequence ATGGGTTCTGAAAGCCCGTTTGCAGCTCAGAAACGGACTTCTAGCGCACTACCGACGACAACCGCCGCCTCCAACGGTGGATCTCGTGTCCGTGCCGCCGCTCTCCTCCCACGTGGCAGGCAGATCAGTAAAACCTTCAACAACGTCAAGATCACGATACTATGTGGATTCGTTACTATTCTGGTACTCCGCGGCACGATTGGTATCGGCAACCTTGTGTCCTATGAAGCGGAAGCTGAAAATCAGAATCTCCAAGAAGAAATCAATCGGATCCTCGCGGAGATTCGATCGGATAAGGACCCGGATGACCCGGAGGACCAAGCCGAGGAGTTTTTCAACCCGAACAGGACTTTTGCTTTAGGGCCCAAAATCAGTAACTGGGATGGAGACAGAAAGGCATGGCTTGAAAAGAATCCGATGTTTCCCAATAATGTTAACGGAAAACCTCGGATTTTGCTCGTCACAGGTTCCCCACCGAACCCTTGTGATAATGCGATTGGGGATCATTATTTGTTGAAAGCTGCGAAGAACAAGATTGATTATTGCAGAATACATGGGATTGAGATTGTGTATAATATGGCTCATTTAGATAAGGAATTGGCAGGGTATTGGGCTAAGTTGCCTTTGATTCGAGGGTTGATGTTGGCTCATCCTGAGGTGGAGTGGGTTTGGTGGATGGATAGTGATGCTTTGTTTACTGATATGGCATTTGAGATACCTGTATTTAAGTACAAGGATCATAATATGGTTATTCATGGTTACCCTGATCTGTTGTTTGATCAGAAGTCATGGATCGCGCTGAACACCGGTAGTTTCTTGTTCCGAAATTGTCAGTGGTCATTGGACTTGTTGGATGCTTGGGCTCCAATGGGCCCCAAGGGTCCTGTTCGTGAGGAGGCTGGCAAGATCTTGACAGCAAATTTGAAGGGTCGGCCAGCATTCGAGGCAGATGATCAATCTGCATTGATATATTTGCTGATTTCTCAAAACGATAAATGGATGAATAAGGTTTTTGTTGAGAACTCGTTTTATTTACACGGATATTGGGAGGGTCTAGTGGACCGGTATGAGGAAATGATTGAAAAATACCACCCGGGACTGGGTGATGACAGGTGGCCATTTGTGACACATTTCGTTGGCTGCAAACCTTGTGGGAGTTATGGGGATTATCCGGTTGAGAGGTGTTTGAAGAGCATGGAGAGGGCTTTCAACTTTGCGGATAATCAAGTTTTGAACTTGTATGGCTTTAGGCATAGGGGATTGGTGAGCCCCAATATTAAGAGGATTAGGAATGAGACTGTTACTCCTTTGGTGTATGTAGATCAGTTTGATTTTCGACATTCAGTTCATCAAAAGGGTGAACATAGGAGTTAG
- the LOC140818988 gene encoding formin-like protein 20, which translates to MALFRRFFYRKPPDRLLEISERVYVFDCCFSTDVLDEDEYRSYMNGIVAQLQDHYPDAAFMVFNFKEGEQRSQLSDVLSQYDMTVMDYPRQYEGCPLLPLEMIHHFLRSSESWLSLEGQQNVLLMHCERGGWPVLAFMLAGLLLYRKQYTGEQKTLEMVYKQAPRELLHLLSPLNPQPSQLRYLQYISRRNFGSDWPPSDTPLALDCIIFRNLPLYDGGSGCRPVVRVYGQDPSLKESTRSSKLLFSSSKLRKHIHLYSEEECELVKIDIHCRVQGDVVLECIHFEDDLVREEIIFRVMLHTAFVRSNVLMLARDEVDVLWDAKDQFSKEFKSEVLFADVDSLPFITTIEAVSDDDNETEVASPEEFFEAEEIFSSVIDGQDGKGEADDLASQATAQVDENHHKEILKDELDHHAFQDCAAFEGIHIQDIKLDSNNIFLRNGDINLESMSGISYVSSNSVTVSVNAGMHGNSEEENKESLELPSVMEQNSVADNDSQKLVKGFSTVTKKQSVTNLKPASDTVSFNKKTKQQESLGPLARQGKPNAVSRWIPTNKGSYTNSMHVYYPPSRHNSAPAALSLGKDSPPGGKSKSQSVTASSESTATADKPISSGHGKHSSCPSSLDLSPVQEASSTSLPSSPKVESEAYELSPAPSSPPQSRSPPPPPPPPPPPPPLLSSASAANAFPKSSPPPPPPPSPPLPYSRSTDFTQLSCSTPSLSSQSKDFTQLCSTPSLSSPSKNSDISTNLEVTFLPPLSPPPPPPPPPSRFSNFQNISPVFPSVPPPPPLAPPSNPSIFQNVSRILPSVPPPPPPRSSGSYVLAHSPSSPTPPAPPPPPPPPPPPPPFTCVSLSQRSSVIEIPPPPSPASLSVQFNHRPPPPVYGVQNFPLYGVPPPPPPPSPPPLLGTTPSLPPAPPPPPIQRPSFGVPSPPPVRAMTPPPPPPPPPVRAMTPPPPPPLPINRVPEPPLPPPMLRDSVPPPPPPPLPRAPPPPPPPPRGPTPPPPLLTHGAPTPPPPPMFGGPPPLPPGGPTPPPPPPPPPPPMFGGTPTPPPPIGRGPPPPPPPPGGPTPPPPPVFGGPPPPIGRGPPPPPPPPGGPTTPRTHGAPTPPPPPMFGGPPPPPPPVGRGPPPPPLPIGRGPPPPPPPGSRAPGPPAPPGPPRPPGVGPPPPPPFGAKGPAVDGRGLSASSGRASRPPGMSGAAVSRRSTLKPLHWSKVTRALQGSLWEELQRYGEPQVAPEFDVSELETLFSATVPKSDSAGGKSGGRRKSAGSKPEKVHMVDLRRANNTEIMLTKVKMPLPDMMAAVLALDESILDADQVENLIKFCPTKEEMELLKGYTGDLDQLGKCEQFFLELMKVPRVESKLRVFLFKILFYSQVSDFKKNLTIVNSSCEEVRQSLKLKEIMKKILYLGNTLNQGTARGAAVGFKLDSLLKLTDTRASNSKMTLMHYLCKVLASKSPSLLDFHKDLISLETASKIQLKSLAEEMQAIIKGLEKVKQELTASENDGPVSETFRKNLAEFVGAAEIEVSSVTNLYSTAGRNADALALYFGEDPARCPFEQVTATLLNFVRLYQKAHEENCKQDELEKKKAQKEAEMENAKGINLTKKGVKD; encoded by the exons ATGGCGCTGTTCAGGCGCTTCTTCTATAGGAAGCCGCCTGATCGGCTTCTTGAGATTTCTGAAAGGGTATATG TGTTCGATTGCTGCTTCTCCACTGATGTGCTGGATGAAGATGAATACCGATCATACATGAATGGGATTGTGGCTCAGTTACAAGATCACTACCCTGATGCTGCTTTTATGGTTTTTAATTTCAAAGAAGGGGAACAGAGGAGCCAACTATCTGATGTGTTATCTCAGTATGATATGACAGTCATGGATTACCCTCGGCAATACGAAGGGTGTCCACTTTTACCATTGGAGATGATCCACCATTTCTTAAGATCCAGTGAGAGCTGGTTATCCCTCGAGGGCCAACAAAATGTTCTTTTGATGCATTGTGAAAGGGGAGGATGGCCTGTCCTTGCATTTATGCTTGCTGGTCTTCTTCTATACAGAAAGCAGTACACCGGTGAGCAGAAGACTTTGGAAATGGTGTACAAGCAAGCACCGAGGGAACTTCTTCATCTTTTGTCTCCTTTGAATCCACAGCCATCTCAGCTTAGATATCTTCAGTACATTTCTAGGAGAAATTTTGGGTCTGATTGGCCGCCATCGGATACACCTCTGGCTTTGGACTGTATAATATTTAGAAACCTTCCTCTGTATGATGGTGGGAGTGGATGCCGGCCTGTAGTTCGTGTATATGGTCAGGATCCTTCTTTGAAAGAATCCACTAGAAGTTCAAAGCTTTTGTTTTCATCTTCTAAATTGAGAAAGCATATTCATTTGTATAGTGAG GAAGAGTGTGAACTAGTGaaaattgatattcattgcCGCGTTCAAGGAGATGTTGTTCTTGAATGTATCCATTTTGAGGATGATCTAGTGAGGGAGGAAATAATATTCAGAGTTATGCTGCATACAGCATTTGTCAGGTCAAATGTTTTGATGCTGGCCCGTGATGAAGTTGATGTTCTTTGGGATGCGAAAGACCAATTTTCCAAGGAATTTAAATCAGAG GTTCTCTTTGCAGATGTAGATTCTCTTCCGTTCATTACCACCATAGAAGCAGTAAGTGATGATGACAATGAAACCGAAGTTGCTTCACCCGAGGAATTTTTTGAGGCAGAAGAGATCTTCAGCAGTGTAATTGATGGTCAGGATGGCAAGGGGGAGGCTGATGACCTTGCAAGCCAAGCTACCGCCCAAGTTGATGAAAATCATCATAAAGAAATCTTGAAGGATGAGTTGGATCATCATGCATTTCAAGATTGTGCCGCTTTCGAGGgaattcacatacaagacatcaAGCTGGATTCAAATAATATATTCTTGCGTAATGGGGACATCAATTTAGAATCCATGTCAGGGATATCTTATGTCTCTAGTAACTCTGTAACTGTATCTGTAAATGCCGGTATGCATGGGAATTCTGAAGAAGAGAACAAGGAAAGTCTGGAACTACCCTCTGTAATGGAGCAGAATTCTGTTGCTGATAATGATAGTCAGAAGTTGGTTAAGGGGTTCTCAACAGTCACAAAAAAGCAGTCAGTCACCAATTTAAAACCTGCTTCGGATACTGTAAGTTTCAATAAGAAAACTAAGCAGCAAGAGTCTCTGGGTCCTCTAGCAAGACAAGGAAAGCCAAATGCTGTATCCAGGTGGATACCTACTAATAAAGGTTCTTACACTAATTCAATGCATGTATATTATCCTCCGTCAAGACATAACAGTGCTCCAGCAGCACTATCTCTTGGCAAGGATTCTCCGCCTGGGGGAAAATCTAAATCCCAATCTGTTACTGCATCTTCAGAATCCACAGCTACAGCTGACAAGCCAATCTCATCAGGCCATGGAAAACATTCATCTTGTCCATCATCATTAGACTTGTCACCCGTCCAAGAGGCCTCTTCCACAAGTCTACCTTCATCACCAAAGGTAGAGAGTGAGGCCTATGAACTTAGTCCAGCTCCATCATCTCCTCCTCAATCACgatcaccaccaccaccaccaccaccaccaccaccaccacctccattACTTTCATCAGCAAGTGCTGCCAATGCTTTTCCTAAAAGCTCACCACCCCCTCCCCCCCCTCCTTCCCCGCCGTTGCCATATTCTCGAAGTACAGATTTTACTCAGTTGTCGTGTTCTACTCCATCACTGTCCTCTCAAAGTAAAGATTTTACTCAGTTGTGTTCTACTCCATCACTGTCCTCGCCTTCTAAAAATTCAGACATTAGCACCAATTTGGAGGTGACTTTTCTCCCACCTCTTTCACCTCCCCCACCACCACCTCCCCCACCTTCCAGATTTTCCAATTTTCAGAACATAAGTCCAGTTTTTCCATCTGTACCCCCACCTCCGCCACTTGCCCCACCTTCCAATCCTTCTATTTTTCAGAATGTTAGTCGAATTTTACCATCTGTACCTCCGCCGCCGCCACCTCGGTCATCTGGGAGTTATGTTCTTGCACATTCACCAAGTTCCCCAACTCCACCAGCGCCACCGCCACCGCCACCGCCACCGCCACCGCCACCGCCATTTACTTGTGTATCTTTATCGCAAAGATCTTCCGTTATAGAGATACCTCCACCCCCATCTCCGGCTTCACTTAGCGTCCAATTTAACCACCGACCACCACCTCCAGTCTATGGGGTCCAAAATTTTCCCTTATATGGAGTTCCACCTCCACCACCCCCACCATCCCCACCTCCATTGCTTGGCACTACACCATCCCTGCCTCCTGCACCGCCACCACCTCCTATTCAAAGGCCATCATTTGGGGTGCCATCTCCACCTCCGGTACGTGCTATGACACCTCCTCCACCCCCACCTCCACCTCCGGTACGTGCTATGACACCTCCTCCACCCCCACCTTTACCAATTAATAGAGTCCCAGAACCACCTCTGCCTCCTCCTATGCTTCGGGACTCAGTGCCGCCGCCGCCACCTCCCCCTTTGCCTAGGgccccacctccaccaccacctcctcctaGAGGTCCAACACCTCCTCCACCACTTCTTACACATGGAGCCCCAACACCACCTCCTCCACCCATGTTTGGTGGCCCACCTCCACTTCCTCCTGGAGGCCCaacaccaccacctccacctccacccccACCCCCACCCATGTTTGGTGGCACACCTACACCACCTCCGCCTATAGGAAGAggtccacctccacctccacctcctccCGGAGGCCCaacaccacctcctcctcccgTGTTTGGTGGCCCACCTCCGCCTATAGGAAGAGgccctcctccacctccacctcctccTGGAGGCCCAACAACTCCTCGTACACATGGAGCCCCAACACCACCTCCTCCACCCATGTTTGGTGGCccacctccaccacctccacccgTAGGAAGAGGCCCACCTCCACCTCCTCTGCCTATAGGACGAGGCCCACCTCCACCACCCCCTCCTGGAAGTCGGGCACCTGGTCCACCGGCACCTCCAGGACCTCCTAGACCTCCAGGTGTTGGACCACCCCCACCTCCACCATTTGGTGCAAAAGGACCAGCAGTAGATGGAAGAGGGTTGTCTGCAAGTAGTGGGCGTGCTTCACGTCCTCCTGGTATGTCAGGTGCTGCAGTATCTCGAAGATCTACCTTAAAACCACTTCACTGGAGCAAGGTTACCAGGGCATTACAAGGAAGCTTGTGGGAAGAATTGCAGAGATACGGAGAACCTCAAGT TGCACCAGAGTTTGATGTCTCGGAGCTTGAGACTCTATTCTCTGCGACAGTGCCAAAGTCAGATAGTGCAGGAGGCAAATCTGGTGGTCGCCGGAAGTCTGCTGGATCTAAGCCTGAAAAAGTCCATATG GTTGACCTTCGAAGGGCAAATAATACCGAAATTATGCTTACGAAAGTGAAAATGCCACTTCCAGACATGATG GCTGCAGTTCTTGCTTTGGATGAATCAATTTTAGATGCTGATCAAGTTGAAAATCTTATTAAATTCTGTCCAACAAAGGAAGAGATGGAACTTCTCAAG GGATACACGGGAGACCTCGATCAGTTGGGCAAATGTGAACAG TTTTTTCTGGAGCTGATGAAGGTGCCACGAGTGGAATCTAAACTTAGGGTTTTCTTATTCAAGATTCTGTTCTATTCTCAG GTTTCTGATTTCAAAAAAAACTTGACCATCGTAAATTCTTCTTGTGAAGAG GTTCGACAATCCCTCAAACTGAAAGAAATCATGAAGAAAATTTTATATCTTGGAAATACGTTGAATCAGGGAACTGCCAGAG GTGCAGCAGTTGGATTCAAGTTGGACAGTCTTTTGAAACTCACTGATACACGTGCCTCCAATAGCAAGATGACACTTATGCATTATCTGTGTAAG GTACTTGCATCTAAATCACCATCTCTTTTAGACTTTCACAAAGATCTTATTAGCCTGGAAACGGCCTCAAAG ATACAACTGAAATCTTTGGCTGAGGAAATGCAAGCCATTATCAAGGGTTTAGAAAAGGTAAAGCAGGAGTTGACTGCTTCAGAAAACGATGGTCCTGTATCCGAAACTTTTCGCAAG AACTTGGCAGAATTTGTTGGTGCTGCTGAGATAGAAGTGTCCTCTGTAACAAATCTATATTCCACTGCG GGAAGAAATGCAGATGCACTAGCTCTATATTTTGGTGAGGATCCAGCCCGATGCCCGTTTGAACAAG TTACTGCAACCCTCTTAAACTTTGTGAGGTTGTATCAGAAAGCTCACGAAGAAAACTGTAAACAGGATGAACTAGAAAAGAAGAAAGCTCAAAAGGAGGCTGAAATGGAGAATGCGAAGGGAATAAATCTAACCAAGAAAGGCGTAAAAGATTGA